Below is a window of Chloroflexota bacterium DNA.
CTGGCTGGCGCCTGCTGTGCACAGATGAAGGCGCCAAATTCGATCGGGAACTGGTGCTGGACGCTTCTCAGCTTCAACCGATGGTTACCTACGGCACCAACCCCGGCCAGGGGGTCGCCGTTACCGGCCATGTGCCCCGCGCCGGCGAGGTGGACGACCCGGCCCGGCGACGCAGTCTTCTCAGTGCTCTGGCGTATATGGGACTCCAGCAAGGCCAGGCCATGGAAGGGCAGCATGTCGATGTCGTGTTCATCGGTTCATGTACCAACGGCCGTATCGAGGACCTGCGTGAGGCTGCCGCATTGATCAAGGGCCGGCGCGTCGCGGATCACGTGCGGGCGTTGGTTGTGCCTGGGTCCAAGGCGGTCAAGGCCCAGGCCGAGAAAGAAGGGCTCGACCGGATCTTCAGTGAGGCAGGCTTTGAATGGCGCGCCGCCGGTTGCAGCATGTGTCTTGCCATGAACGAGGATAAGGCGGGGCCGGGGAAATATGTGGCAAGTACCAGTAATCGTAACTTTCAAGGTCGCCAGGGGCCAGGATCCCGTTCGCTGTTGATGAGTCCCATTATGGCGGCCGCCGCCGCGGTCAACGGACAGGTCGTGGATGTGAGGGAGTTGCTGTAAGCAGTGTTGTACATTCAGATGTCAGATTTCCCAAACAGTTTCCAGAAAGGTTTTCAATGGAACCATTTGTCAGGCTAAGTGCAACGGCCGTGCCTCTACGAGCCGAAAACGTCGATACCGATCAGATCATCCCGGCCCGTTATCTGACGGCGGTGACCAGGGATGGCATGAGCGATGGGCTTTTCGCTGCCTGGCGCTTCCGGGCCGATGGTTCTGCCAATCCCGACTTTGTCTTGAACCATGCTGAGTACAGCGGTGCACAGGTGCTGGTTGCCGGTCGGAACTTCGGCAGTGGCTCGAGCCGCGAGCACGCCGTATGGGCACTGACCGAATACGGTTTCCGTGTGGTTATCACGCCCGGATTCGCCGATATTTTCTATAACAACGCGCTCAAGAATGGCCTTCTGCCGGTGGTCCTGCCTGAGGGCACCGTCAATATGCTGCTGGATTTGCTGGAGGAAGCTCCCGATACGGTCGTGCAGGTCGATCTGGTCGACCAGTTCGTCAGGCTTGCCGATGGACAGCAGATCGGGTTCCAACTCGATCCTTAC
It encodes the following:
- the leuD gene encoding 3-isopropylmalate dehydratase small subunit; the protein is MEPFVRLSATAVPLRAENVDTDQIIPARYLTAVTRDGMSDGLFAAWRFRADGSANPDFVLNHAEYSGAQVLVAGRNFGSGSSREHAVWALTEYGFRVVITPGFADIFYNNALKNGLLPVVLPEGTVNMLLDLLEEAPDTVVQVDLVDQFVRLADGQQIGFQLDPYCRQCLMQGLDDLGYLLSKGAAIGEYEESEKSF